A stretch of Lathyrus oleraceus cultivar Zhongwan6 chromosome 6, CAAS_Psat_ZW6_1.0, whole genome shotgun sequence DNA encodes these proteins:
- the LOC127095478 gene encoding uncharacterized protein LOC127095478, whose product MTIADAAKFEELSRFCPHYNGVEAEGSNCIKFNGELRKEIKKFIDAKGKQRFQPKTVGVKTQSGGGSLTHVKCFKCGVLGHHAPECTALNCYSSGKVGHLVVERKSIVVTCFNYGEQGHISTHFQKSKKIIDAKVQGKVFVPSGANASNSNNLIRGISFINGIPLDTIIDMGATHSFISVDCVKRLNLEVSSMNGHLVIDTLANGSVTTIMFFEKI is encoded by the exons ATGACAATTGCGGATGCTGCCAAGTTTGAGGAGTTGTCTCGATTCTGCCCTCATTATAATGGGGTAGAAGCTGAAGGATCTAACTGCATTAAGTTCAATGGTGAATTGCGTAAAGAGATTAAGAAGTtcattg ATGCTAAGGGAAAACAAAGGTTTCAACCGAAGACTGTTGGTGTGAAGACTCAAAGTGGGGGAGGTTCTCTTACTCATGTtaagtgttttaagtgtggagTACTAGGTCATCATGCTCCAGAGTGTACTGCTTTGAATTGTTATTCAAGTGGGAAGGTTGGTCATCTTGTTGTTGAACGCAAAAGTATTGTTGTAACTTGTTTTAATTATGGAGAGCAAGGTCATATTAGTACTCACTTCCAGAAGTCCAAGAAGATTATTGATGCTAAAGTTCAAGGGAAGGTTTTTGTTCCCAGTGGTGCAAATGCTTCAAATTCCAATAATCTCATAAGAGGTATAAGTTTTATTAATGGAATTCCTTTGGATACTATTATTGATATGGGTGCTACGCATTCATTCATATCTGTTGATTGTGTGAAAAGGTTGAATCTTGAAGTGTCTTCTATGAATGGTCATTTGGTCATTGATACTCTAGCTAATGGCTCAGTGACTACTATAATG TTCTTTGAGAAGATTTAG